From a region of the Deltaproteobacteria bacterium genome:
- a CDS encoding insulinase family protein, with amino-acid sequence MKSTSNSVTPAKAGVQNLLKSFTGMELDSGSLLTACRDKLRGNDKSGVFKVSLKRIFLILGLLLLSFSVQAGNWQPPKVSVYRLSNGFQLYFLEDHTLPIVEAQLLVKTGDVVNPPKLAGLSDILASLLVTGGTEAKKPSEVDAWLDQRAIHLSAESGREIVTLKISALSKVWKESLNFLGEVMLHPAWDPGRFTLAVNRYKEGLRRDEDEPETIAMRAFRQAIYGSESSLSRVPTATSLDKITIKDIQQMFKKYFQPDRMILAVAGDFSSTQVKAWAEKTFGPIKSIAVENFVWKEIPFQNKPVLKKIKKKLTQAFIETGHLSLKRFDKEEYTYGLLQYILGGDPFTSRLGVDIRTDRGLAYSVYSDWDTNPSRGLFHIHVETKRETQDLVLDRIKTHLVELAEKGNITPEELKKAKDAMLNRYIFWFDSPFKVVMQKARLDILGFPSDYLEKYPDKVKKVTLEEVNAIAKKWLQPNNLATVLVGP; translated from the coding sequence ATGAAAAGCACCTCTAATAGTGTCACCCCCGCGAAGGCGGGGGTCCAAAACTTGTTGAAAAGTTTTACAGGAATGGAACTGGATTCCGGCTCCCTGCTTACTGCCTGCAGGGACAAGCTTCGCGGGAATGACAAATCAGGGGTTTTTAAAGTTTCTCTGAAAAGAATTTTTTTAATTTTGGGTCTTCTTTTATTAAGTTTCTCCGTACAGGCCGGAAACTGGCAACCGCCCAAAGTCTCTGTTTATCGGTTATCCAACGGTTTCCAACTTTATTTTTTGGAAGACCACACACTTCCGATTGTAGAGGCACAGCTTTTGGTAAAAACGGGAGATGTAGTTAATCCTCCGAAATTGGCCGGCCTCTCCGATATTTTAGCGAGCCTTCTGGTGACAGGAGGAACCGAGGCGAAGAAGCCATCAGAAGTAGATGCATGGCTCGACCAGCGCGCCATCCATCTCTCAGCAGAGTCGGGGCGTGAAATTGTTACGCTTAAAATTTCAGCACTCTCCAAAGTTTGGAAGGAATCACTGAATTTTCTAGGCGAGGTGATGCTTCATCCGGCTTGGGATCCCGGGCGATTTACGCTGGCCGTCAACCGTTATAAGGAAGGTTTGCGCCGCGATGAAGATGAACCGGAAACCATTGCCATGCGTGCTTTCAGACAAGCGATCTACGGATCGGAGAGTTCTCTGAGCCGCGTTCCCACCGCCACATCTTTGGATAAAATAACAATTAAAGATATCCAGCAGATGTTTAAAAAATATTTTCAACCCGACCGGATGATTTTAGCTGTGGCCGGTGATTTCTCATCGACACAAGTCAAAGCATGGGCTGAAAAAACTTTTGGTCCTATAAAATCAATCGCGGTGGAAAATTTTGTTTGGAAGGAAATTCCTTTTCAAAACAAACCGGTCCTAAAAAAGATTAAGAAAAAATTGACACAGGCTTTTATTGAAACGGGGCATTTGTCGTTGAAACGGTTTGATAAAGAAGAATATACCTACGGGCTTTTGCAATACATTCTTGGGGGAGATCCTTTTACGAGCCGCTTGGGAGTTGATATCAGGACTGATCGTGGTCTGGCTTACAGTGTTTATTCTGATTGGGACACAAATCCCTCCCGCGGACTATTTCATATCCACGTCGAGACAAAGAGAGAGACACAAGATTTGGTACTCGATAGAATCAAAACTCATTTGGTGGAGTTGGCGGAAAAAGGAAATATAACTCCTGAAGAATTGAAAAAGGCAAAAGATGCAATGTTGAACAGATATATTTTCTGGTTTGATTCCCCATTCAAGGTTGTGATGCAAAAGGCGAGACTCGACATACTCGGTTTTCCATCCGATTATCTGGAAAAATATCCGGACAAAGTCAAAAAGGTAACTCTTGAAGAAGTCAACGCCATTGCGAAAAAATGGCTTCAACCTAATAACCTTGCAACTGTTTTGGTAGGACCTTGA
- a CDS encoding arginine--tRNA ligase: MFLEEKLTSVLASAIQKLGASSTPAIQFSTPKQTDHGDVATNVAFMLAKPLKNAPRKIAENLVQSLHPLPDWIVKVEVAGSGFINFFVKPSIYFKGLGEILKRGKKFGTSDFGHGKKIILEFVSANPTGPLNVVSARAAAVGDTLANLFNCVGYKAHKEYYINDVGNQIELFAQSLQARCRQALGEEASIPEEGYQGEYLKDLAKKLFKKKKKYSLEDLKKLGLKEMIQSQKKSLKDFGVEFDRWFSQSELFEKNEIENSLKRLKKTNHLYEKEGALFFKSTDFGDDKDRVVKKQDGEYSYFASDIAYHADKLERKFDIMIDIFGPDHHGYLARTKAAVQALGFDPEALTILIVQQVNLMEGEVLVKMSKRAGKIITMDLLLEEVGKDVARYFFLQRSASTPLDFDLELAKKTTLENPVFYIQYAHARISSIFRKSEELGIKPNLKKMNLTLLDLPEEKELAKLLLEFPDILIKAAEELAPHQIAFYALELSKLFQTYYSAAKNDPRYKAVDPENKPKTEAKLYLLKNVQIVLQNTLNILGISAPDRMEKDASSAL, encoded by the coding sequence ATGTTTTTGGAAGAAAAATTAACATCCGTTCTTGCTTCTGCCATTCAGAAATTGGGGGCTTCCTCAACTCCTGCTATTCAATTCAGCACGCCCAAGCAGACCGATCATGGTGATGTGGCAACCAATGTTGCCTTCATGTTGGCGAAACCTCTAAAGAATGCGCCACGAAAAATCGCAGAAAATTTGGTGCAGAGCCTGCATCCCTTACCGGACTGGATTGTGAAAGTAGAAGTGGCCGGAAGCGGTTTCATCAATTTTTTTGTGAAACCCTCCATTTATTTTAAAGGACTTGGAGAAATTCTCAAAAGAGGAAAAAAATTTGGAACGAGTGATTTTGGACATGGCAAAAAAATAATTCTAGAATTTGTGAGCGCCAATCCTACCGGTCCGCTGAATGTGGTGAGTGCCAGAGCGGCGGCGGTGGGGGACACACTTGCCAATCTTTTTAATTGCGTCGGTTATAAAGCCCACAAGGAATATTATATCAACGATGTCGGAAACCAGATTGAACTTTTTGCGCAATCTCTGCAAGCGCGCTGTCGGCAGGCTTTGGGTGAAGAAGCATCAATTCCCGAAGAAGGTTATCAGGGTGAGTATTTAAAAGACCTTGCAAAAAAACTGTTCAAGAAGAAAAAAAAGTATTCGCTGGAGGATTTAAAAAAATTGGGTCTCAAAGAAATGATTCAATCCCAAAAGAAAAGTCTGAAAGATTTTGGTGTTGAGTTTGACCGCTGGTTTTCCCAATCGGAATTATTTGAAAAAAACGAAATTGAAAACTCTTTAAAGAGACTCAAAAAAACAAATCATCTCTACGAAAAAGAGGGTGCCCTATTTTTCAAATCAACCGATTTTGGCGACGACAAAGACCGCGTCGTCAAAAAACAGGATGGAGAATATTCCTATTTTGCTTCCGACATTGCCTATCATGCCGACAAACTGGAGAGAAAATTTGACATCATGATTGATATTTTTGGGCCCGATCATCACGGCTATCTGGCCAGAACCAAAGCGGCGGTTCAGGCACTGGGTTTTGATCCGGAGGCTTTGACCATTCTGATTGTCCAACAGGTGAATCTCATGGAGGGGGAAGTGCTGGTAAAAATGTCGAAACGGGCCGGGAAAATTATTACAATGGATCTTTTGTTGGAAGAAGTGGGGAAAGATGTGGCCCGTTATTTTTTTCTCCAGCGATCAGCGAGCACTCCGCTCGATTTTGATTTGGAGCTCGCAAAAAAAACAACTTTGGAAAATCCGGTTTTCTATATTCAGTACGCCCATGCCCGCATCTCCAGTATTTTCAGAAAGTCCGAGGAGTTGGGGATCAAACCTAATTTAAAAAAAATGAATCTTACTTTGCTTGATCTTCCCGAAGAAAAAGAGTTGGCTAAACTTTTACTGGAGTTTCCCGATATTTTAATCAAGGCGGCAGAAGAGTTGGCTCCGCATCAAATTGCTTTTTATGCGCTGGAGCTTTCCAAACTTTTTCAAACTTATTATTCAGCGGCCAAAAATGATCCGCGTTATAAGGCGGTTGATCCTGAAAACAAACCGAAAACCGAAGCTAAATTGTATCTCTTGAAAAATGTGCAAATTGTGTTACAAAATACCCTCAATATCTTGGGTATTTCCGCTCCGGACAGAATGGAGAAAGATGCTTCCAGCGCACTATAG
- a CDS encoding SPOR domain-containing protein produces MLPAHYSKKETSYFCRFSFGQFFALLVIEIFTLFFVFYLGARYGDELLGTKPVAQVQQPQAKAPGMPQFSITNEKMVTTTEDPEVKAMAKDILNSAQTPDLKKRVAAMLEESAANRMAAQGASLPPKSTPPPPKQVTLRTAPREEASQESETPPPGTIEPVIPSETAPSETAPPATARPTSVIQTAPQARYTIQVGSYPNVDEAHAITDQWKAKGYPAYLVSADIPNKGRWYRVRLGGFNSKEAAEDFNEKLTAKEQIEAFVVTNE; encoded by the coding sequence ATGCTTCCAGCGCACTATAGCAAAAAAGAGACGAGTTATTTTTGCCGATTCAGTTTCGGTCAATTCTTCGCCCTTTTAGTCATCGAAATTTTTACCCTCTTTTTTGTTTTCTATCTGGGTGCGCGTTATGGAGACGAGTTGCTGGGCACAAAGCCGGTTGCGCAAGTGCAACAACCTCAAGCAAAAGCGCCGGGTATGCCCCAGTTTTCTATCACCAACGAAAAAATGGTAACCACCACAGAAGATCCTGAAGTCAAGGCGATGGCCAAAGACATTCTCAACTCGGCACAAACGCCTGATCTGAAAAAAAGAGTTGCGGCAATGCTCGAAGAAAGCGCCGCGAACAGAATGGCCGCGCAGGGCGCTTCGCTTCCTCCCAAATCAACACCACCACCCCCAAAACAAGTGACGCTACGCACCGCACCGAGGGAGGAAGCATCACAGGAATCTGAAACGCCACCTCCGGGAACCATAGAGCCAGTCATTCCATCCGAAACGGCTCCGTCGGAGACGGCTCCGCCGGCAACGGCTCGGCCAACTTCCGTGATTCAAACTGCGCCACAAGCCCGCTACACAATTCAAGTGGGTTCCTATCCCAATGTGGATGAAGCCCACGCCATCACCGACCAATGGAAGGCGAAAGGCTATCCCGCCTATCTGGTTTCCGCCGACATTCCGAACAAAGGTCGCTGGTACCGTGTCCGCTTGGGTGGATTCAATTCCAAAGAAGCCGCCGAAGACTTCAACGAAAAACTAACCGCCAAAGAACAAATCGAAGCGTTTGTGGTGACGAACGAATAG